The sequence CCATCCGCGGTGCTGTACCAGGTTAATAACAATACAtaaggtaaaaagaaaaaagaaaaaagaaaaaaagaagtcaattgCGGTATAGCTCATGGGGAgctaaaccaaaataaacatgTAAACAGGAATTGTGGATTCCATTTGCTTTCTTGGTTTGTGCTCAATTTATCAACAGGAGCTAATGACATTAGGGCAAAGATAGGTTGATCAATTAAAATAACTCACTGCCGATGCTAATCCATTCTGCTGCAAATTCTTATTTGAATCAGAAAAATGTTTTATTCACCACAAAACAGGTATACAACAATGATTCCCCTGTAGCCTGTACTGCTAAAAGGAACAATTTCTAGTACTTGAgagataaaaaactttaaagtcTGAAACAAATTTACAGCAGTGAGAAAGCTGAGAATGATACCCTTACAATTTAAGCTGCAGGTGATGATAAAAGAGATAAAGCTGCAAGGTTTCAAACACTGTAGGGTAAATGTCCcacaaggaagagaaaaaacagaAGACAATCAAAGCATACCCTAGTAGATGTCAAGAAATCCTAGCAATATTACTTGCATCCGATCAAACACTGGATTCATGCCTCATGGGAGGCTGAACTGAACCGCTAAATATAACATCTGTAGCTCAAATACTGCAGCCAGGGTGCCCTACTTGTTACTGCACTTGGTGTCAGAGCTATCCATAGTTGAGGAGGTGAAATGAACAAAGGATGGCAAGAATGAATCCACAAATCAGCCTTGTGGACTTCAAGAAGGGAATGCACTGCATAATTCTTGAACTTTTATGTAGGTGAACCGAATACAAAAACAGCTTCAGcacaaaattaattcaaatgtgATGCCTAGTTACCGGTGAAGAATTAAGGAGCTGCTGGATTCTCTTGACTGAGTCTACTATGTTCAATGTGCACATGAAGCTCCTCGTAACCATGCATGGTATCAGCAGAAAACCGCTCTATGGCTACAAAAATTTGTTTCAGACCCAACTGAATACTGCTATTATTGATCATTATGGTCTGATGCATAGCCGTACTGGCTTGAAACACCTTCCCTCGAGCTTGCATCATCTTTTGCAACCTCTGCCCCTCCCTCTCCAAGATCTTCATTTTTCTCTCCATCTCCTTGTCTGTAGTCAGTCTTTGCTGTACGTAGACACAATGCCGTTCCCCGTATTGATTTACACTAGCGAAAAACCCATTCATTGCATAAATTACTTCCATCTCTGAGACCCTGTCCATGGCAAGTGACCACCGGTTACAGAACGCAAACACTGGAGGTGCTCCTATCCTGCCAGGGGAGAGTGGTGACACATCATCTGGCATTTCTTCAGGTTCAGATGGAAGACATCTCAGAAGCCAACCATTCAATGCTTTGACATAGCCTCTTTGGGCACTGATCCAATTGGAAAAGCACAGATTCCAATTTTGCAGCTCAATCTTGAGTTGTATCGCCGCTTCGAGACAAGCATCACTGAACTTCACATTGGATGCAATGGCATCCAAACTCCTGGCTTCCACAACTGCCTGGGACTGACATCTGTGGCATTCTAGCATAACTTTCCACATACCGAGTAACCTGTGCTTTAAACGAATCGATGTTAGCCGGCACAGGGAAAATACAGGACAGACAAGCAACAAGGCTAAGCTACATCTTAAAAGTTGCTGCAGACCAGCAATTCCTAGTAAAGAAGCAACAAGGTATCTACAAGAAAACATCAAAAcgaagtgaaattaaaaactcaGTGGCATCAACTACAGATTAAACAACAACATACTTTTCAATCAAGTTACTGATCAGTGGCCACAACTCTTCGTCCCTCAATTTATTGATAGTAGTTGATATCTTGTCAATTACTTGAATGGCAACTTTGATTTTAGTAGACAGCATCCGGAGTAAAGATCGAGTGGAGTTAACTTTATTGGCGTCAGCACCTTTCTCGTCCAAATTGTTCATCTGCCTGCAGTTCTTCGCATGAATGATCCGCAATTTTTCCTCAGCCTACAATAAAATCCCTTCTAAGCATTTACTCCTTTACAAGTCTAAAGAATTATCAGACAAAATGCAGAGCTAATCAAAGCAGCCAATCCAATGTACTTATGCTTGAATACAAATTTCTACTCGGAAACTATTGACGTGGGACAAAGTTTCTTCTGCGGTTTCTTCGCTATACACTGTGTCAACTATAgttcaaattaatatgaaaattaaatttaaacccATGAAATTTAACATGCTAATGATTAAAAAGGAATTACTAATTCCTTTAGTAAGAAAGAGATGGGTTGTGTTTCAATTTTCAACCTCATATTTGCCAAGCAGATGCCCTTCTTGCCCAGTAGACTAGGAAGCATTCCaagaagaaagcaaaagaaaaggaacaaagcaaacataaaaagaaattaagtagGATCAAATTCTTCTTGGAAAAGAGTAAAGCATACCTTGACTTCATCATAGAGTTTCTTCTCCCACAAGCACAGCTTCCTAAGAGTTGAAGACAGATTCACTGAAAATATACCCAAATCCTCACCAAAACCCCCATGAACAGAACCATTCTTCTCCAAAAAAGATGGACTAACAGTTTGCAATGTCTTGGAAGGAACTCCTttacagacaaaaaaaaaaaaaagaagaagcaaattaCGTaatcttgacaatatttaatGCTAATAGACTAAttattaaacaagaaattaagctATGTCAAAAAAGAATGCAACAAAGAAACCTTTGTAGACAGAATTCTTGGAATAATATCTGAATTTCCCTGCGTCAAGTATCTTTAAAACTTCATTTCCTGACTCTGCAGCTCTGTCAAACAAGACCTCTACTTCCTTCATGATCTCTAAGACACTTTGATTTTTAGCCTGCTGACCCAAATCTTTACTCTCCTCTTTCACAGATTCAACCTTCTTTTCTTCTACCACATCAACCTTATTCTGTTTCACACCATTACGTTTCTCTGCTTTCAATCTCACACCCCTTTTATCTTCTTCTCGACTTTTACCACTTTTATCTTCTCCACGAATTTCTCTCACAAATTCCTTATCTTTGGCTGGTAACTCATATCTCTCGTATGTTTCAAAGAAATTCAAGAAATCCCAGGCTGAACTACTTGAAGCCGGAGGTGGAGGAGTTTTCCATGCTGGGTAATCGTACCCATTATAGACATGATGATCATAAGAATATGAGTTAAACTGATTTTGTTGGATTGTATGAAGTGAATCAAAATCTTTGTTGTCTCTAAATTCTTCATCTTCTAAATCAGAAGGAAAATCAATATGGGAAGTCTCCGAGTTTGTTGAACTTGAGGGACAATTATCAGGTGAAGAGGGTTTACTGAGTTTAACAACAGTTTCAGGATGGCCGTTTGATTGAGAATCTGACTGATCATTGATGAGGGTTTGATCAAAGAAACGGCGAAGGGTAGGGCCAAGGGACTTGAGGGAGTGCATATAAGCAACATGAGCATCAGCGAGGGCATAGCTTTGGTAGAGAGCTTCTTCAAGGAACTTACAGCGGTCATGGCATAGAGATACGGCAGGGAGTTGGTCAATTCTTGAAGGGGAGCAGCCCATGAAGTGAAGAGTTGAACCAGACAAGAAGAGAGAAGTCTGGTCTGATCTGAAGAGGGGAAGTGGATGTTTGAGGAACGTTATAAGaagtttaaatttgttttaaggGGTTTGTGCGCCTTTAAAGCTGCATCTATtagggagagaaagaaagaaagaaagaaagtggcACTGAATGAGCTTTAATGGCATGGTAGAGGAGAGGGGGTGGCTGGCTGGCGGGATTGGCATAACGTCTCTTTGGTATTTTTGAGGTTTTTGCATTTATGGTCCTTAGCTTTTTGATTCCCAATATTTACATTAGTGTCCATGAGTGTGCCTTAATTTATTTCCTTACATTCCCAATATTTACATTAGTCCTTAATTTATTTCCTTACATTCCCAATATTTACATTAGTGTCCACGAGTCTgccttaatttatttctttacatCTTTAGTTATTTCGTTGTCATAGTACCTTATCTAAGCCGGGTTTGAAATCAAATCATCTAGAAAATTTACCCGGTAACATTGAGGTGACATAGTAGCTAACTCATTATCTAAGGAacctaattaataattttttttcaaaacaattgaattttattttttattcagaataacattattttaatcaaaattattaaaaaagtcaaTAAATCCAGGTACAGTCATTAATTCAAGGGTTAATCTATCTAATCTTGATCGAGTCTTGTAACTATCGGTTTAATCATACCatgatgtttttggttttcttaagGCATGATGTTAGAGTTGCTTGTTAAACCATAGTTATGAAATTTGGTCCGAATCATAGATTTGTTGGGTCAATTCcaaaatgatttcattttcttaataaaataattttgtttttgacaataattaaaaaatatcctttTGGGTTGGCCTGATTAGGTCGGCCTGATTAGGTCTCACCTGagcttaataaaattaatctctgaactagtttttttaaaaaaacttaactcgGACTTGGTTTTAAGTAAGTAGGTTACCATATTGATTTATCAGATTGAGTGGAGATTATTAACCTATTATAGTATATAGTTCGTAAATAGATGTCGGAGTGAAGCGGAGTAGCAAACGTCTATCTTTTCAGGATGTAAATTATTGTTGTATTATCATAGATGATTGATAGGTAAGGGGTGCACTAGCAACGCTCGCACGGTATAGCAAAtgtaatattattgaaaattactAATACCTCTTGTACAACTACAATTTACTTTAAATACATATTATGTAACCATAATTTGACATATATAGTGAAATATAGCTTCTTACTCGTGTGAATATAGATATATTgccaaaacacattaaattagtgtttttcttgtttttgtattttttgcaatattcatcattattattgtagttttcacaacaaaactatattttattttaagtagtttcaaggaaaaaaaaaacaaagaaagagaacaaaCCAATTGGGAAAAAGGTATTGtgcaaatgaaaaattattccaCAGCTTTATTTCAAAGAAATGGGATCAATGAATAATTTTCATCAGAGATCTAGAATATAGTAAAGTTTCATCTGTATACATGTACATGTATATAATAGTAATTTATACACTTGGAAACATtgtagagagaaaaaagaaattattgatgCACTTGGAAATCTACTACGTTTTTATACATTGAATCCCGGTATTATACAAGAATTGAAAGCACAAATATGCTCATGCTGAGTGTATATAATAATTACGaacaatcatttatttattggtaAAGGTGACGGCACTGGTCCCATGAGAATAAAGGTCAATGGATCTTCATTCCGTACATCTTTGACATCAATACCAATGTATATATTGAGAATTATCAGATGACTATACCATGCATATGATAGAGCAATTATACACTTCACCTCTCCGCACACATAGCTCCTGAGGCTACGCACAATCCATCATAGAGGATTTGAAAAGCCGAAAAGGATGATCTTATTTTCAAATCAAGCCATAATAGTAGTCATAATTGGGTAGTGTTGTGTctttatgaagaaattaaatggACAAGAACAATATTTCAACCCTTTACTCGATTGAAACTAACGTGGGTGGCTCTCTgtctatatttttgttttggcaAAAAGTGAGCAAAGAGGTCTATAAATGCCAAGATGCATGAGACAAGGTTTAGTGTAAGTTGGTTCACTGGAGGAGGGAATACATTTGAAGTGATCAATTGGGTGATTCTGTCCAAGTGGTGATCTGGCAATTTGATTCTCTGCAAAGCCATGCAAAGCGTTAGAAAAGGTAAGAGAGGGAAGGGGAATAATGCTCTTTCCAAATGAAGAATGCTGTGTGTTCTCCTTTTGAGCGTTTTGGATTCGGGAAGACAGGCAAAGGAAAAGAGACACGTTCATGATGGGGATTTTGAATCTGATTGTATGCATGATCTTAAAAAGGAGGTTGGAGTGGAAATCCAACTCGATAAAACTTGTCTCTATTGTCTCTCCTTTTCCCTTGTTTTTTAATGCGTGAGATGCCATGAACCAAGGCGCCAGAGCAGCTAGGCATGGAAGCATGGTCCTCATTATCAGCATTCCACCCTATCCTAATTCCTAGGAAAGGCTACAACTTTTGGCCTTTGATGATGCCTAATAAAATACGAACGTGGGTTCTGGTTCGAAAATAAGTTGTCCCCCACACATGATTCTAGGTTTGGGTTCGGCTAGAGGGCAAGGTCCCCTCCCATACTACGTTACCACATTGAAAGTTAACAATGGTTACAGTAATGGATGAGTGAAATGTAAGGAGTAAATATTGTCGGCAAACGCTGTTCACCTGGCCGGAGCTTATCAAGAATAACATCCAGTGGCCCATTTTGATGGGCAGTTTCCCTTTCGAAGGCGAGACAAGTAGCGCCTCCAACGTCTTCGATCTATGCTAAAAAGGAAAATACGTGCTCATTTAATAAAAGTTACGAAAGAtgatgggaaaaaaagaaaaggtcacGAGCTTCTTGCACAAACAAGACAATGGTGATAAGCCTTCAAGCAGGATAATTTTGCAACGGTCTAATATGAAATGGGTCCAGTTGCTTGGGTATCTGATCATGgagttcacacacacacacacatatatattttggAGAAATTTCTCAACCAAAAGCTTAAATTGTCATTTTaggaataattatttattattttctaacatatttttttaattaaaaaatcatttgaattttaaatttatataaactcATGCcactatatatttaatttttattaattaaaataaaaataataagatttaaacttgTGAGTGTTTGATTATCAAGATTctgatattatatttaaaaaaataatttaataaaaaatgttaaatgaaTTCTTGTATATTAATTTCGAATAATATAGACACACATTTGTACATGTATAATTAAGCTAGCATTGAAGCACATTCTCTCCATATACTCTTGTTTTGAGAGGGGATAATGGTGCTTCTAAGAACTAAACATTAGCGCACTTGGGAAGCCCACCTTGAAGTTTctacaatttaattattttagtaattGATTGTGTTATTGAAAATACTTGTTATGCCCGAGTTGGAAAATTAATTGCCTTGAAAAGGTACttggattgattaatgagtcaCGTTAGTGGTCTCACAACgctaaaagaaagttttttttttttatacaacataatatttaaaattaacttaatcaaATTTGGATAATCTCactatatttattaattgaatttaaaacttgGTTACATTTCAAATCATGAATTTTCTATATCGAATTACTGAAGCGTATATGTGGATGATTACGTAAAGTAACCTAACGCATGGGCCTATCCCGGCCCAAGTACTGCTTTTGCATTTGCAACGGGATTTGAACAAGGAATTTGTTTTTGGGCTTAATCTAGATGGGCCCATTGATTGAGCTTGGGCTGATGTTAGTATGGCTAAGTAGAGAGACGGCCCATAACATTTAATTTCGTAATTGAGTAgtttgaaattaatcaaaataaacaccttgttattgtattattgtgtggatattttttttttaaaaaagtaaatgtgAATTAAggaaaataactatatttttataccaaaattatatatatatatatatatatatatatatatatatatatatatatatatatatatatatataaaacatagactaaaaatacatcaatttaatattggtttttttcaatttagagaTCATGTTATATTGTATTATTCGAAGTAACCATCCTATCCGaatgaatatataataaatctaaaacaaactcaTTAACTAAATTACAAGTGCCAAGATATATCCAAAATctcttttggaaaaaaaatgagatctAGCTGGCTACAAGGGGGGGAAAAGTAGTGGATCCCGATAATTTCTAAGAGGTAATGAGCAATTAATGAAGTTCAATTATTTTGAGGATTGCAAAACTCGTAATCATGGACCTCATAAGTGTTCGTGCATGCATTACATAGacctttttgttcatttttctcCCCTTCACGAGGCATAAACCTAGCACACTAAAGATCAAGGGACCACACCCATAGCTCCTTTTGCTCTCTTCTTTTAGTTGGGATGTCAAAACAATTTAAGTTCTGAGCTAAATTCAGCTGTCAATGCCGGTGGAGGCCATTGAATCTCGAGAACAAGCTAGAAAGGGCAGCGATGCCAACGAATAGGAAGaataataatgcattattttctatatattaacTCGAAACGAAAGTCATGATGAAGGAATGATTGCATTGAAGAGTAAACGAGCTTTCCAgctaaacaataattattaaaactaataaaatcaccagctatatatgtataatgaaattatgttaattaatatatagccATGTGATGCTTTGCTTCATTTTGTAAATGGATTCATCAACGTGCAAGCCTATGCACGTAACATGCTTATTAATCTCCATgtcttcaatttattatttgcGTAACAACAAAGTTAATCTTCTCTATCTCTATGTCATGTTTTAGGGCATGTCTACAACAATTATAACACTgtttttcttcatcatcttttggCTTCAAGCATGCTTAAGCTAGAGATTTTGGTGAAATCGATTAAAAAAAGGTCTGCATGCCAATATTATGGCCTAGAAATTGaggaattaattatttatcaaaagaattaaaatttaagagattaaatCTCCACTATCACTCTAAAATCTAATGTAGGTGGCTCAATGGTAAGAGTTTGAGACTAAGAGGTTTGTTCTTCCTGTGATTTCAAATTCGAACTctgtggttgctaatatgatggtCACTAGAGGCTTATATGATCGATAACTTCAGGGCTCATGAGATTAGTCGAAGTGCGCACAAGCTAATCTAgacacccatattaataaaaaaaaatctcaattaaattaaaacagatgaaaaataaagttattaaatcaatAGCTTAATTTTAACACACAATCTGTATTTAAATTTTCCATACTGCATATGGTTGTCAAATGTAATACATGGTGCATCTATATTCAccaaatcattttcaatatttggacaCGCAGAGGTGCAAGCTAGCCTAACGAATAACGTGACACTGCTACAATACAGCTAAACTTCACATGCATGTATATGGGTTTCTtgattacaatatatatatatatatatatatagagagagagagagagagagattttggtTAATGCTATTTGAAGATATAAAAGATagatataataaagaaaaaaatgttttttatgaagAGTGGAAAgcgaagaaataaaataaacatgtttccgaaatatttttaaagtaaatttttatatttttaagataagaaatacatttatattatgtttgtttcttaattttatcttaaacAGTGAATAAAtactactttaattttttttcacgtaaTTATATCCCTCAAATAAttgattcaaaattaataaccaCAAATTCTTTGCCGCCATCATTTCTGCTGGCAGGGGTTCTTCctattttatttgcttaaaggaaaaacaaggaTCAAATATCTAAGAACAGAGCACGATGTGATGATATTCAAGACTGTACAGTACTATTCCATTTCTATTCAAATCTTGATAttaattttgacaattttcatttGCTTTCACTGAAGAAATTAAcaggagaaaagagaaaataaagtaaaaaataaattacatgatgtattttgtttttttgtttctctctctctattgcGTGAGACTATTGAGTAACGAAACCCTAGTGTTAATCAAACTCCTAAACACTCTTTGGCCACTAGTTTCAATATCACCAATACACTCCTCCAAGTCTTGCATCCTTTTCAAAACCATCCTCACCTCTTCATATCCCTTCTTTCTCAATCCCCACAAGCTCTCAACACCaatttcttgaaattcttgGATTCCTTCACCAATCTTAaccttcttttccttcttcggCAACCTCAGTCCAATCCAGGACGGTTTTCTTGACTTAAATGACAATGAGATTCCATTAAAAAGCGC is a genomic window of Populus alba chromosome 5, ASM523922v2, whole genome shotgun sequence containing:
- the LOC118061944 gene encoding protein ALTERED PHOSPHATE STARVATION RESPONSE 1 — encoded protein: MGCSPSRIDQLPAVSLCHDRCKFLEEALYQSYALADAHVAYMHSLKSLGPTLRRFFDQTLINDQSDSQSNGHPETVVKLSKPSSPDNCPSSSTNSETSHIDFPSDLEDEEFRDNKDFDSLHTIQQNQFNSYSYDHHVYNGYDYPAWKTPPPPASSSSAWDFLNFFETYERYELPAKDKEFVREIRGEDKSGKSREEDKRGVRLKAEKRNGVKQNKVDVVEEKKVESVKEESKDLGQQAKNQSVLEIMKEVEVLFDRAAESGNEVLKILDAGKFRYYSKNSVYKGVPSKTLQTVSPSFLEKNGSVHGGFGEDLGIFSVNLSSTLRKLCLWEKKLYDEVKAEEKLRIIHAKNCRQMNNLDEKGADANKVNSTRSLLRMLSTKIKVAIQVIDKISTTINKLRDEELWPLISNLIEKLLGMWKVMLECHRCQSQAVVEARSLDAIASNVKFSDACLEAAIQLKIELQNWNLCFSNWISAQRGYVKALNGWLLRCLPSEPEEMPDDVSPLSPGRIGAPPVFAFCNRWSLAMDRVSEMEVIYAMNGFFASVNQYGERHCVYVQQRLTTDKEMERKMKILEREGQRLQKMMQARGKVFQASTAMHQTIMINNSSIQLGLKQIFVAIERFSADTMHGYEELHVHIEHSRLSQENPAAP